TATCCGATCGTTGGCTACTTCGTGCTCACGCACCGCGCCGCGCGGCTCGCCTCGCAGACCTATTTCCAGCGTCTCGTCGCGGCCGACGACACCGGCACGCAGCCAAGGCCGAGCTGGCGCAGCGCGTACCGGCACATGCTGAGCTTCGCGCAGTCGGGCTTCGACAAGTTCGTGGCCTGGTCGGGCCGCGCCGACCGCCTGCGCGTGCGCTTCGACAACGCCGCCGCGTTCGACGCGCTGGCCGCGAGCGGACGCGGCGCGCTGGTGATCGGCGCGCATTTGGGCAACCTGGAGATGACGCGCGCGCTGGCGCGACGCGACGCGCACGCGAAGGTCACCGCGATCGTTTATACCGAGCACGCGAAGCGCTTCAACAGCGTGCTGGCCGGCGCCAACACCGATTTCACGAAGCAGCTGGTCGAGGTATCGGACTTCGGGCCGGACACGGCGGTGATGATGCAGGCCCGCATCGACGCGGGCGAGCTGCTGGTGATCGTCGGCGACCGCGTGCCGCCCCACGACGCGGGCAAGACCGTGCCCGCGCGCTTTCTCGACGCCGAGGCGCCGTTCGCGCAAGGCCCCTACATCCTCGCGCACGCGCTCGGTTGCCCCGTCTACCTGTTCTTCTGCCTGAAGGAAGGGGCGGAATACCGGCTCTATTTCGAGCCGTTCGCCGAGCGCATCGAGCTGCCGCGTCGCGAGCGCGCCACGCATGTCGCCGAATGGGCGCAGCGCTATGCGTCGCGGCTCGAATACTACTGCCGCAAGGCACCCTACCAATGGTTCAATTTCTTCGACTTCTGGGCGCGGCCCGATGGAGAGCCACGTGGCCGAGCATGATCTGAACGAGGCCACCGTGGCCGAGGCCGAGGCCACGGCGGCGCACGAGCCGGTGGTGGTGGGCGGCCGGCGCCTGTCGATAGAGGAGGTGGTCGCGATCTCGCGCGGCGCGCCGGTGGCGCTCAGCGAGGAGCCGGCCTGGCGCGCGCGCATCGAACGCGGCGCCGCGTGGCTGCGCGACTACCTGGCTGGCGGCGGCACGATCTACGGCGTGACCACCGGCTACGGCGACGCCTGCGTGGTCGAGGTGCCGCCCGCACTGGTCGAGGCGCTGCCGCTGCAGCTGACGCGCTACCACGGCTGCGGGATGGGCGCGTGGTTCGACGACGCGCAGACGCTCGCGATCGTCGCCGCGCGACTAACCTCGCTTGCCTACGGTTACTCGGGCGTGCGGCTGCTGCTGCTCGAACGGCTCGCCGATCTCGTCAATCACAGGATCCTGCCGCGCATCCCGTCCGAGGGCTCGGTGGGAGCGAGCGGCGATCTCACGCCGCTCTCCTACGTCGCGGCGGCGCTGGCCGGCGAGCGCACCGTGCGCTTCGACGGCGGCGAGCACGCGGCCGATGCCGTGTGGGGCTCGCTTGGCCGCGCGCCGCTCGTGCTCGCGCCGAAGGAGGGCCTCGCGCTGATGAACGGCACTGCCGTGATGACGGGCCTCGCTTGTCTCGCGTTCGCGCGCGCCGACCACCTGACGCGCATCGCGGCGCGCCTGACCGCACTGACCACGGTCGCACTCGACGGCCGCGCCGCGCACTTCGACGCGACGCTGTTCGAGGCGAAGCCGCACGCGGGGCAGGCCGAGGCGGCCGCCTGGATCCGCGACGACCTGGCTGGTAGCGACGCCTCGCAGTCGCGGCGCCTGCAGGACCGCTATTCGGTGCGCTGCGCGCCGCACGTGATCGGCGTGGCGCGCGACGCGCTGAGCTGGGTGCGCCGCGACGTCGAGAACGAGCTGAACAGCGCCAACGACAACCCGCTGATCGATCCCGACGACGGCCGCGTGCTGCACGGCGGCAACTTCTACGGCGGCCACATCGCGTTCGCGATGGACGCGCTGAAGACCGCCGTGGCCAACCTCGCCGACCTGATGGACCGCCAGCTCGCGCTGCTGGTCGACGAGAAGTTCAGCAACGGCCTGCCGCGCAACCTGACGGGTGCCCCGCCCGCGCGTGCGCCGATCAACCACGGCTTCAAGGCTGTGCAGATCTCCAGCTCCGCCTGGACCGCCGAGGCGCTCAAGCTGACGATGCCGGCCAGCGTGTTCTCGCGCTCGACCGAGTCGCACAACCAGGACAAGGTCAGCATGGGCACCATCGCGGCGCGCGACTGCCTGCGCGTGCTCGAACTGACCGAGCAGGTGGCCGCCGCGCATACGCTCGCCACCGTGCAGGCGGTGCGCCTGCGCCGGCGCATCGCGCCCGACACGCCGCTGCCGGCGGCGCTGCGCGGCTTCGTGGCGGAGATCGATCGGGCCTCGCCGCTGGTCGAGGAGGACCGCCCGCTCGAAGCCGAGCTGCGCGCGCTGACCGCGCGGCTGGCCGCTTGCGAGCCGATCGGCGCGGAGGCGGCGTGAACGCGGCCCGACCCGTGCTGAGCTCGGCCGCCTGCGTCGAGGTGCCGTTCCATGACGTCGACGCGATGAACGTCTGCTGGCACGGCCATTACCTGAAGTATTTCGAGAGCGGACGCGCGGCGCTACTGCGCGCGATCGACTACGACTATCCGGCGATGCAGGCCTCCGGCTATCTATGGCCGGTGGTCGAGGCGCATCTGAAATTCGTGCGGCCCGCCACCTACGGCCAGCGGCTCGAGGTGCGCGCGACGCTGCTCGAATTCGAGAACCGCCTGAAGATCGGCTACGAGGTGGTCGATCTCGCGTCGGGCGAGCGGCTGACCAAAGGCTACACGGTCCAGCTCGCGGTCGAGGCGGCCACGCGCGAAACCCAGTTCGTTTCGCCGCCGGCGCTGATCGAGCGCGTGGAGGCGCAATGGGTATAAGCCGGGGAGGTCGCGGCCGATTCGGCGCGCTCGTGGCAGCGGTGGTTTGCGCCGCGCTTGGCTGCGGCGTCGCGCATGGCGCCGAGACGGCTGGTGGGTCTGCCGCTGCCGGCCCGAACCCGAATCCAGGCTCAAACCCGGCACCGGCCGACCGGTCGCCCGCGCACATGGCCGACGCGGGGCTGGTGGCCGAGGTGACCGGGCGGCTGGCCCGGGCCGGCACGTTGCGCGCGCGCTTCACGCAGACCCAGACGCTCGCCGCGATGAACAAGCCGCTCGTCAGCACCGGCTCGATGCTGATCGACCGCGCCGCCGGCATCGTTTGGCGCATCGAGACGCCGTATCGCGCCACTTACGTGATCACTGACGGCGGCGTGCGCGAGATCGACGCGAACGGCCAGCCGCGGTCCACGGGCAGCGGCGGCGGGCGCGGCGTAGCGCAGGTCGCGCGGATGATGCGCGGCCTGCTCGCGGGCGACCTGTCGGCGCTCTATTCGCAGTTCGACGTGACGGTGGCCGGCACGCCCGCGCGCTGGCGCATGACGCTGCGGCCCAACCAGCCGCAACTGCAGCAGGCGCTCGGCGTGCTGCAGATGAGCGGCGGCGACACGTTGCGCACGCTCGCCATCGACTACGCGAACGGCAACCAGACGATGCTCGAGTTCAGCGGCACGACGCGCGTCGACGCGCCGTCCGCGCTTGAACGCGGCTGGCTGGAGGCGCGTTGATGGACATGGCGCGCGACGACGTGGCGACAGCGGCCAGTCGGCTGCGGAACCGGCGCTGGCGCGCGGCATGGCTGCTGGTCGCGCTCGCGGCCGTGTGCTATTGCGCCTGGCGCTTCGTGGCCGGGCCGTCGCCGCTGCAGACCGACCTGCTCGCGCTGCTACCCGCCAGCGAGGCGAATCCGGTGGCCGAACGGGCCGTCGGCGCGCTCGGCCAGGCGCTCGGCGGGCGCACCGTGCTGCTCGTCAGCGATGCCAACGCGGCGCGCGCGAAGGCCGCCGCCCGCATGCTCGGCGCGCGACTCGCGCAAAGCCACGCGTTCCGCTCGGCGACGGTCGAGGTGCCGCCGTTCGACCTGTCGCGGATCGCCACCACCTATTTGCCGGCGCGTTTCGGCCTGCTGACCGACGCCGACGTCGCCGCGCTGGCCCACGGTGACACCGCTAGCCTGTCCGACGCGCTGGCGCGGCGGCTCTACGGCCCGCCCGTCGAGGCGCTGCCGACCGCGCTCGCCGACGATCCGTTCGGCTGGCTCCAGCACTGGCTGGCCGGACTGCCGCTCACCGCCTCGAAGCTCATGCTGGAGGACGGCATGCTGGTATCGCATCGCGACGGCATCACCAGTGTGCTGGTGATGGCCTCGCTCGACGGCTCGGCCTACGAAACGCGTGTGCAGCAGGCGGTGCGGCAGGCGCTGGCCGATGCCGAGGGCGCGCTCGGCGCGGCCTATCCCGGTGTGCGCGTCGTGCGCACCGGCGCGGTGTTCTATGCCGACGCGGCGCGCGCAAGCGCGGAGCGCGACGTGCATCTGATCGGCGCGGTCTCGCTGGCGGGCATCGCGCTGTTGCTGTTCGGCGTGTTCCGCTCGCCGCGCCTGCTGGTGCTCGCGTTCGTCTCGACCGCGTTCGGCATCGCCTGCTCGCTGGCCGTCACGCTGCTGCTGTTCGGCAAGCTGCACCTGCTCACTCTGGTGTTCGGCGTGAGCCTGATCGGCGAGGCCGTCGATTATTCGATCCAGTATTTCGTCGTCTATCTGTCGGACGGCACACGCTGGCGGCCGTGGCGCGGCGCGGCGGCGGTGCGCCCGTCGCTGGCCGTGGCGCTTGCCACCAGCCTGTTCGGCTACGCGATCCTGATGTGGGTGCCGTTCCCGGTGCTCGCGCAGATCGCCTGCTTCGCGATGATCGGCATCGCCGCCGCGTTCGCGGCGGTGACGGGCTTCCTGCCGCTGATGCTGGAGCGCCCGTCGCGGCGTTCGCCCGTGCGCCTGTTCGCGCGCGTCGCGCGACTGCTGGCCGGCTGGCAGTCGCTGCTGGCCGGCCGGCGCGCGGCGCTGGCCGCCGCGCTGCTGACGCTGGCGGCCGTGCCGGGCTGGCTCCGCCTGCAAAGCGACGACGACATCCATCTGCTGGTGCAGCGCGACGCCGGGTTGGTGAAGCAGGAGCAGGCGGTGCGCGAGGCGGTCGGCGTGCCGAACGTCTCGCAGTTCTTCCTGATCCAGGGCCGCACGCCCGAGGAAGTGCTGCGCCACGCCGAGACGCTCACCGCCGAGGTCAGCCGGCTCGACAGGGCGCCCAGCCTGCTGTCGGTGGCGGACTTCGTGCCGTCCGCCGAGCGGCAGGCGCGCAATCGCGCGCTGCTGGCCTCGAAAGTGTTCGCTGATCCCGACGCGCTGCGCGCGCTGCTGCTGCGCGCCGGGTTCCGCGAGACCATCGCCGATGCCTGGATCGACGGCTTCGCGCGCGCCGCGCGGGCGCCGCTGACGGTCGACGGCTGGCTCGCGGCGAGCTGGTCCGCGCCGTTCCGGCATCTGTGGCTCGGGCCGTTCGACGTGTCGGCGCCGGCTTCGGGCTATGCGGCGCTGGCGATTCCAGGCCAAGTCGACGCGGCCAGTCTCGCGGCGCTCGCGGCCTGCGCCGAACGCGTGCCCGGTGTCACGTTCGTCGACAAGGCCGCGAGCGTCTCGCGACTGTTCGGCGCGTATCGGCTCGACAGCGCGCTATGGCTCGGCGGTGCGCTGGTGGTGGTGGGGGCGCTGCTGGCTTGGCGCTACGGCCTGCGCGGCGGCATTGTGACGACCCTGCCGGTGGTGTTCGCGATCGGCCTCACGCTTGCCGTGTTCGGCTATTGGCGGATGCCGCTGACGCTGTTCAACTGGCTCGCGTTGATGCTGGTGCTCGGGGTGGGCGCGAACTACGCGGTGTTCCTGCGCGAGGGCTGCCAGCGCGAAGCGGCGAACCTCGGCGCGGTCTGGACCGGCGTGCTGCTGTCGGCGTCCACCACGCTGCTGTCGTTCGGCATGCTCGGCGCTAGCGCGATGCCGGCGCTGCGCGCGTTTGGCACGACGCTCGCGCTCGGCATCGTGTTCTCGGTGCTGTTCGCGCCGCTGGCGGTATCCCGACATCAAGAGGCTGGCTCATGAAGCACGCACCCGTCTATCTGCATGCGCTTGGCATGATCAACGCGCTCGGCGCCGACATCGACGCGATCGCCGCCGCGCTCGGCCGCGGTGCCGACGCGGCGCTCGCCGCGCGGCCCGTCGCGCAGGGCGCCGCCGTCGCCGGAATCGCCGGGACCGCCGCCGCGCTCGCGCCGTTCGCAGGACAAGTCGCCGCGCTTCTCGATCTGGCGCCGCCCGCCGCGCTCGCCCATTACGACTGCCGCAACAATCGTCTGCTGCTGGCCGCGCTTGCACAGGTCGCGCCGGCCGTCGAGGCGGCCGTCGCGCGCCACGGCCCGGGCCGCGTCGGCGTGGTGATCGGCACCAGCACCTCGGGCATCGAGGCCGCCGAGCAGGCGTTCGCGCGACGCGCGGCCGAGGGCGCGATGCCGCCCGGCTTCGACTACCGGCAGATGGAGATCGGCACCGCCGCGCCGTTCGTCCGGGCAGCGCTCGGGCTGGCGGGGCCGGCTTACACGCTGTCGACGGCCTGCACCTCCAGCGCCAAGGCGTTCGCCGCCGCGCGGCGGCTGTTGCGGCTCGGGATCTGCGACGCGGTAGTGGTGGGCGGCGCCGATTCGCGTTGCGAGCTGACCACACAGGGCTTCGCGTCGCTCGAATCGGTCAGCCCCGAGCGCACCAATCCGATGAGCCGCCACCGGCGCGGCATCAACATCGGCGAGGGCGCCGCCGTGTTCGTGATGGGCCGCGACGAGGGCGAGATCCGGCTGGCCGGCGCCGGTGAGTCGAGCGACGCCCACCATATTTCCGCGCCGGACCCGCAGGGGCACGGCGCACGGCTCGCGCTCGACGAGGCGCTGGCCGACGCGGGCGTGACGGCCACGCAGATCGGCTATGTGAACCTGCACGCCACCGCCACCCAGCACAACGACGCGATGGAAGCGCGGGTGATGGCGCGGGTGTTTCCCGACGGCGTACCGGCCAGCGGCACCAAGCCAATGACGGGCCACCTGCTCGGCGCGGCCGGCGCGACCGAACTCGCGTTCGCCTGGCTCACGCTCGCGCGCGATCTCGCGCTGCCGGTTCACGTCTGGGACGGCGAGGCCGACCCGGCGCTGCCGCCGCTCGATCTGGTACAGGGTACGCGGCGCCTCGGCGGCGACGCGCGCGGGCGCTACGTGATGAGTAATTCGTTCGCTTTCGGCGGCAGCAATGCCAGCCTGATCCTGGGACGCTGAGATGGACACGCTTGAACCGAAGGAACCCGAGGCCGCCGAGGCGGTGCCGCTGCACGATGTGCTGGACGTGCTGCCGCATCGCGACACGATGCTGCTGCTCGACGCGATCGTGCAATGCACGACGCTCGACATCGAGGCGCGCGCGCGCGTGCGCGCCGACGCCTGGTACGCGGATCGCGAAGGCGCGATGCCGGCCTGGATCGGCATCGAGCTGATGGCGCAGGCGATCGCCGCGCACGTCGGCCTGCTGGCGATGCGCGAGGGCGGCCGCGCGCGGCCGGGCGTGCTGCTCGGCACCAGCGGCTATCGCGCGCACCGTTTCGCGTTCGAGGCCGGCGCGACGTTGTCGGTTACCGCCCGCGAGCTGCTGCGCAGCGAGGCCGGGCACGGCGCCTACGACTGCGCGATCCATCTCGGCGGCGTGTGCTGCGCCGAGGCCGTCGTCAAGGTCTATCAGCCTGACGATTTTCAGACTTTCATCGAAGGGAGCCTTCAATCATGACCCGGCGAGTTCTCGTGACCGGCTCGAGCCGCGGCATCGGCCGCGCCGTCGCGCTGCGTCTGGCCGAAGACGGCTTTGCCGTGACCGTGCATTGCCGCGGCGGCGTGGCCGAAGCGCAGGCCGTGGTCGAGGCAATCACCGTGCAGGGCGGCACGGCCGGCCTGCTGCAGTTCGACGTGCGCGATCGAGCGGCGTGCCGCGAGCTGCTGGAGGCCGATGTGGCCGCGCACGGCGGCTACTATGGCATCGTCTGCAACGCGGGTGTGACGCGCGACGGCGCGTTCCCGGCACTGTCCGAGGACGACTGGGACGTCGTGATCGAAACCGGCCTCGACAGCTTCTACAACGTGGTTCACCCGCTGACCATGCCGATGGTGCGGCTGCGCAAGGGCGGCCGGATCGTGACCATCGCCTCGGTGTCGGGGGTGATGGGCAATCGAGGCCAGGTCAACTACAGCGCGGCCAAGGCAGGCCTGATCGGCGCCACCAAGGCGCTAGCCGTCGAGCTGGCGTCGCGCGGCGTGACCGTGAACTGCGTCGCGCCCGGCCTTGTCGATACCGGCATGCTCGACGACCTGCCGCTCGAACACGCGCTGAAGACGGTGCCGATGGGGCGCGTCGGGCGGCCCGAGGAAGTGGCCTCGGTGGTCGGCTTCCTGATGTCGGACGCCGCGTCCTATCTGACCCGGCAGGTGATCGGCGTGAACGGCGGGATGATCTGATGAAGCGAGTCGTGGTGACGGGCATGGGTGGCGTGACCGCGTTCGGCGAGACCTGGGCCGAGGTCGAGGCGCGCCTGCGGGCCGGCCGCAACGCGGTGCGCCGCATGGCCGAATGGGATCGTTTCGAGTCGCTGCACACGCGGCTCGCGTGTCCGCTGGCCGGATTCGCCGCGCCCGCGCACTATCCGCGCAAGAAGACGCGCTCAATGGGGCCGGTTGCGATGTACGCGGTCCGCGCGAGCGAGCTCGCGCTGGCCGACGCCGGCCTCGCCGAGGACGTGTCGATCAAGGACGGGCGCATGGGTGTCGCTTATGGGTCGTCGTCGGGTTCGGTCGAGCCGATCCGCGCGTTCGGCGCGATGCTCGAAACCGGCTCGATGCGCGACGTCACCTCGAACAGCTACGTGCAGATGATGCCGCACACCACGGCCGTCAATGTCAGCCTGTTCTGGGATCTCAAGGGCCGCGTGATTCCGACTTCGTCCGCCTGCGCGTCGAGCAGCCAGGCGATTGGCTATGCCTACGAGGCGATCGCGGCCGGCAAGCAGACGCTGATGCTCGCGGGCGGCGCCGAGGAACTGTCGGGCCCGGCGGTGGCCGTGTTCGACACGCTGTACGCCACCAGCACGCGCAATGACGCACCCGAGCTGACGCCACGCCCGTTCGACGCGGCGCGCGACGGGCTGGTGGTGGGCGAGGGCGCCGCCACGCTGGTGCTGGAGGAATACGGGCATGCGCGCGCGCGCGGCGCGACGATCCATGCCGAGGTGGTCGGCTTCGGCTGCAATTCCGACGGCGCGCACATCACGCAGCCGACCGCCGCCACCATGGCGGTGGCGATGCGCATGGCGCTGCAGGACGCGCGGCTCGATGCGGCCGCCATCGCCTATGTCAACGCACACGGCACTTCGACCGAGCGCGGCGACGTGGCGGAGAGCGAGGCCACTCACGATGTGTTCGGCGAACGCGTGCCGATCAGCTCGCTGAAGAGCTACGTCGGCCATACGCTCGGCGCCTGCGGTGCGCTTGAAGCGTGGTGGACCATCGAGATGATGAAGCGCAACTGGTACGCGCCGACGTTGAACCTGACCCGCGTCGATCCCGCCTGCGCGCCGCTTGACCATATCGTCGGCGCAGGGCGCGCGATCGACGCCGAGTACGTGGTCAGCAACAACTTCGCGTTTGGCGGCATCAACACGTCGCTGGTGTTCCGGCGCGCCGACGCCTGATGGTCACCGTCGACACCGTCAGCACGGGCTTGCGCGTGGTTGTCACCGGGCTCGGCATCGTGTCGTGCCTCGGCAATACACTCGACGCGGTGGCCGCCGCGCTGCGCGAGGGCCGCACCGGCCTCGCGCGCGTAGAGGCGTGGCGCGCGCGCGGCTTTCGCAGCCAAGTGGCCGGGGCCGCCGAGGTCCGGGCGGAGCCGCCGTTCGCGCGCAAGCACGAGCGCTTCATGGGTGACACGGCGCGCTTCGCCGCGCATGCGGCGCGCAAGGCGCTCGACGACGCCGGGCTCGACCCGCTGGCGCTGCGCTCGCCGCGCGCGGGCGCCATCATCGGCTCGGGCATCGGCTCGATCGGCGCCTACGACGAGGCGATGGAGATCGCCGGCGCGCGCGGCCTCGACCGCACGCCGCCCTACGTGGTGCCCAAGGCGATGAGCAGCACCGCGTCGGCCGGCGTGGTGCAGCTGTTCGGCATCGAAGGCGTGGCCTACACGCCGTCGTCGGCTTGCACCAGCTCGACGCTGGCGATCGGCCAGGCGCTGCAGCTGATTCGCGGCGGCCTGCAGGAGGTGGTGCTGGCAGGCGGCAGCGAGGCGCTGCATGACAACATGACGCTGATGTTCGACGCGATGGGGGCGCTCTCACGCGGCTTCAATGACACCCCCGCACTCGCCTCGCAGCCCTATGGCGCCGGCCGCGACGGCTTCGTGATCGCTTCGGGCGCCGGCATC
The genomic region above belongs to Burkholderia plantarii and contains:
- a CDS encoding 3-ketoacyl-ACP reductase FabG2, producing MTRRVLVTGSSRGIGRAVALRLAEDGFAVTVHCRGGVAEAQAVVEAITVQGGTAGLLQFDVRDRAACRELLEADVAAHGGYYGIVCNAGVTRDGAFPALSEDDWDVVIETGLDSFYNVVHPLTMPMVRLRKGGRIVTIASVSGVMGNRGQVNYSAAKAGLIGATKALAVELASRGVTVNCVAPGLVDTGMLDDLPLEHALKTVPMGRVGRPEEVASVVGFLMSDAASYLTRQVIGVNGGMI
- a CDS encoding HAL/PAL/TAL family ammonia-lyase, with translation MAEHDLNEATVAEAEATAAHEPVVVGGRRLSIEEVVAISRGAPVALSEEPAWRARIERGAAWLRDYLAGGGTIYGVTTGYGDACVVEVPPALVEALPLQLTRYHGCGMGAWFDDAQTLAIVAARLTSLAYGYSGVRLLLLERLADLVNHRILPRIPSEGSVGASGDLTPLSYVAAALAGERTVRFDGGEHAADAVWGSLGRAPLVLAPKEGLALMNGTAVMTGLACLAFARADHLTRIAARLTALTTVALDGRAAHFDATLFEAKPHAGQAEAAAWIRDDLAGSDASQSRRLQDRYSVRCAPHVIGVARDALSWVRRDVENELNSANDNPLIDPDDGRVLHGGNFYGGHIAFAMDALKTAVANLADLMDRQLALLVDEKFSNGLPRNLTGAPPARAPINHGFKAVQISSSAWTAEALKLTMPASVFSRSTESHNQDKVSMGTIAARDCLRVLELTEQVAAAHTLATVQAVRLRRRIAPDTPLPAALRGFVAEIDRASPLVEEDRPLEAELRALTARLAACEPIGAEAA
- a CDS encoding hotdog family protein — protein: MDTLEPKEPEAAEAVPLHDVLDVLPHRDTMLLLDAIVQCTTLDIEARARVRADAWYADREGAMPAWIGIELMAQAIAAHVGLLAMREGGRARPGVLLGTSGYRAHRFAFEAGATLSVTARELLRSEAGHGAYDCAIHLGGVCCAEAVVKVYQPDDFQTFIEGSLQS
- a CDS encoding acyl-CoA thioesterase translates to MNAARPVLSSAACVEVPFHDVDAMNVCWHGHYLKYFESGRAALLRAIDYDYPAMQASGYLWPVVEAHLKFVRPATYGQRLEVRATLLEFENRLKIGYEVVDLASGERLTKGYTVQLAVEAATRETQFVSPPALIERVEAQWV
- a CDS encoding beta-ketoacyl-ACP synthase, with the translated sequence MKRVVVTGMGGVTAFGETWAEVEARLRAGRNAVRRMAEWDRFESLHTRLACPLAGFAAPAHYPRKKTRSMGPVAMYAVRASELALADAGLAEDVSIKDGRMGVAYGSSSGSVEPIRAFGAMLETGSMRDVTSNSYVQMMPHTTAVNVSLFWDLKGRVIPTSSACASSSQAIGYAYEAIAAGKQTLMLAGGAEELSGPAVAVFDTLYATSTRNDAPELTPRPFDAARDGLVVGEGAATLVLEEYGHARARGATIHAEVVGFGCNSDGAHITQPTAATMAVAMRMALQDARLDAAAIAYVNAHGTSTERGDVAESEATHDVFGERVPISSLKSYVGHTLGACGALEAWWTIEMMKRNWYAPTLNLTRVDPACAPLDHIVGAGRAIDAEYVVSNNFAFGGINTSLVFRRADA
- a CDS encoding LolA family protein, which encodes MGISRGGRGRFGALVAAVVCAALGCGVAHGAETAGGSAAAGPNPNPGSNPAPADRSPAHMADAGLVAEVTGRLARAGTLRARFTQTQTLAAMNKPLVSTGSMLIDRAAGIVWRIETPYRATYVITDGGVREIDANGQPRSTGSGGGRGVAQVARMMRGLLAGDLSALYSQFDVTVAGTPARWRMTLRPNQPQLQQALGVLQMSGGDTLRTLAIDYANGNQTMLEFSGTTRVDAPSALERGWLEAR
- a CDS encoding beta-ketoacyl synthase N-terminal-like domain-containing protein, translating into MVTVDTVSTGLRVVVTGLGIVSCLGNTLDAVAAALREGRTGLARVEAWRARGFRSQVAGAAEVRAEPPFARKHERFMGDTARFAAHAARKALDDAGLDPLALRSPRAGAIIGSGIGSIGAYDEAMEIAGARGLDRTPPYVVPKAMSSTASAGVVQLFGIEGVAYTPSSACTSSTLAIGQALQLIRGGLQEVVLAGGSEALHDNMTLMFDAMGALSRGFNDTPALASQPYGAGRDGFVIASGAGIVVLESLDHALARGARIYAELSGFGQGTDHGGMATPRAAGIARAIRASLDDATRDPDGLPDYINTHAPSTPLGDLEELNALSAVFGAALPAFSSTKALTGHPLGASGVHEAIYTLLMMRDGFVAGSATRGELDAALDCVPLVRETRAARIARAMSVSFGFGGSCASLLFDAWHGA
- a CDS encoding MMPL family transporter, producing MDMARDDVATAASRLRNRRWRAAWLLVALAAVCYCAWRFVAGPSPLQTDLLALLPASEANPVAERAVGALGQALGGRTVLLVSDANAARAKAAARMLGARLAQSHAFRSATVEVPPFDLSRIATTYLPARFGLLTDADVAALAHGDTASLSDALARRLYGPPVEALPTALADDPFGWLQHWLAGLPLTASKLMLEDGMLVSHRDGITSVLVMASLDGSAYETRVQQAVRQALADAEGALGAAYPGVRVVRTGAVFYADAARASAERDVHLIGAVSLAGIALLLFGVFRSPRLLVLAFVSTAFGIACSLAVTLLLFGKLHLLTLVFGVSLIGEAVDYSIQYFVVYLSDGTRWRPWRGAAAVRPSLAVALATSLFGYAILMWVPFPVLAQIACFAMIGIAAAFAAVTGFLPLMLERPSRRSPVRLFARVARLLAGWQSLLAGRRAALAAALLTLAAVPGWLRLQSDDDIHLLVQRDAGLVKQEQAVREAVGVPNVSQFFLIQGRTPEEVLRHAETLTAEVSRLDRAPSLLSVADFVPSAERQARNRALLASKVFADPDALRALLLRAGFRETIADAWIDGFARAARAPLTVDGWLAASWSAPFRHLWLGPFDVSAPASGYAALAIPGQVDAASLAALAACAERVPGVTFVDKAASVSRLFGAYRLDSALWLGGALVVVGALLAWRYGLRGGIVTTLPVVFAIGLTLAVFGYWRMPLTLFNWLALMLVLGVGANYAVFLREGCQREAANLGAVWTGVLLSASTTLLSFGMLGASAMPALRAFGTTLALGIVFSVLFAPLAVSRHQEAGS
- a CDS encoding beta-ketoacyl-[acyl-carrier-protein] synthase family protein, translating into MKHAPVYLHALGMINALGADIDAIAAALGRGADAALAARPVAQGAAVAGIAGTAAALAPFAGQVAALLDLAPPAALAHYDCRNNRLLLAALAQVAPAVEAAVARHGPGRVGVVIGTSTSGIEAAEQAFARRAAEGAMPPGFDYRQMEIGTAAPFVRAALGLAGPAYTLSTACTSSAKAFAAARRLLRLGICDAVVVGGADSRCELTTQGFASLESVSPERTNPMSRHRRGINIGEGAAVFVMGRDEGEIRLAGAGESSDAHHISAPDPQGHGARLALDEALADAGVTATQIGYVNLHATATQHNDAMEARVMARVFPDGVPASGTKPMTGHLLGAAGATELAFAWLTLARDLALPVHVWDGEADPALPPLDLVQGTRRLGGDARGRYVMSNSFAFGGSNASLILGR